A section of the Pseudomonas sp. FP453 genome encodes:
- a CDS encoding LysR family transcriptional regulator, which yields MNLKFLETFVWVAKLKSFRLTAEKLFTTQASISSRIAVLESELGVKLFLRDSRGVSLTPEGVKVLDYAEQMMVTMQGLKQSLETTSSKVGRIRIGAMDTVIHTWLSPLVAELMDHFPLVEIELVADTALNLSDQLQKGFLDLILQTDLLRLETVRSLELCSHPMAWIVASQSIYHRDYASLAELAQERIITYSKNSHPHQDVLRLMQANGVAAPRMNCVNSVSAITRLLRDGFGIGALPPVLVMEELARGELVMLPMAQKLPNLQVVVSWRVGVELVEEIVGLCQKVVARYAEEVGPERMQLAKPD from the coding sequence ATGAATTTGAAGTTCCTCGAAACCTTCGTCTGGGTGGCCAAGCTCAAGAGCTTTCGCCTGACCGCCGAGAAGTTGTTCACCACCCAGGCCTCGATCTCCAGCCGCATCGCGGTGCTGGAGAGCGAACTGGGGGTGAAGTTGTTTCTGCGCGATTCACGCGGCGTGAGCCTGACCCCGGAAGGCGTGAAGGTGCTCGATTACGCCGAGCAGATGATGGTGACCATGCAGGGCTTGAAGCAGTCCCTGGAGACCACCAGCAGCAAGGTCGGGCGCATCCGCATCGGCGCGATGGACACGGTGATCCACACCTGGCTCAGCCCGTTGGTTGCGGAACTGATGGACCATTTCCCCCTGGTGGAAATCGAATTGGTCGCCGATACCGCATTGAACCTCAGCGATCAGCTGCAAAAAGGCTTCCTCGACCTGATCCTGCAAACCGACCTGCTACGCCTCGAAACCGTGCGCAGCCTGGAGCTGTGCAGCCACCCCATGGCCTGGATCGTCGCCAGCCAGTCGATCTACCACCGCGACTACGCGTCCCTCGCCGAACTGGCCCAGGAGCGCATCATCACCTACTCGAAAAACTCCCACCCGCACCAGGACGTGCTGCGCCTGATGCAGGCCAACGGCGTGGCCGCGCCACGGATGAACTGCGTGAATTCGGTGTCGGCGATTACCCGCTTGCTGCGCGATGGCTTCGGCATCGGCGCGCTGCCGCCGGTGCTGGTGATGGAAGAGCTGGCGCGGGGGGAATTGGTGATGTTGCCGATGGCGCAGAAACTGCCGAACTTGCAGGTGGTGGTGTCATGGCGCGTGGGGGTGGAGTTGGTGGAGGAGATTGTCGGGCTGTGCCAGAAGGTGGTGGCCCGCTATGCCGAGGAAGTCGGCCCAGAGCGGATGCAACTGGCAAAACCCGATTGA
- a CDS encoding 5-oxoprolinase subunit PxpA: MSRLLLNCDIGESFGNWTLGLDAEVMPFIDCANVACGFHAGDPSIMRKTVSLALKHGVQVGAHPAYQDLQGFGRRSMAYTPQEIQDLLHYQIGALDGICRAQGGRVSYVKPHGAMYNDMMANPTQLRAVIQAVAAYGDLPLMLLATRDNSAAQALGDEYGVTLWFEAFADRAYDNKGHLVSRQLPGAVHHDAETIVQQSLTISRGEALIASDGSPLVLQADTLCVHGDNASSVAAVQRIREALKNA, encoded by the coding sequence GTGAGCCGCCTGCTACTGAATTGCGACATCGGCGAAAGCTTTGGCAACTGGACCCTGGGTCTGGACGCCGAGGTCATGCCGTTCATCGATTGCGCCAACGTGGCCTGCGGTTTCCATGCCGGCGACCCGAGCATCATGCGCAAGACTGTCAGCCTGGCGCTCAAGCACGGCGTGCAAGTGGGCGCACACCCCGCCTATCAGGATTTGCAAGGCTTCGGCCGCCGCTCCATGGCTTACACGCCGCAGGAAATCCAGGACCTGCTGCACTACCAGATCGGCGCCCTCGACGGCATCTGCCGGGCGCAAGGCGGGCGGGTGAGCTACGTCAAACCCCACGGCGCGATGTACAACGACATGATGGCCAACCCGACGCAATTGCGCGCCGTGATCCAGGCCGTTGCCGCGTACGGCGACCTGCCGCTGATGCTGCTGGCCACCCGCGACAACAGCGCCGCGCAGGCCCTGGGCGATGAGTACGGCGTGACCTTGTGGTTCGAAGCGTTCGCCGACCGTGCCTACGACAACAAGGGCCATCTGGTTTCGCGCCAGTTGCCCGGTGCCGTGCACCATGATGCCGAAACCATCGTGCAGCAGTCCCTGACCATTTCCCGTGGCGAAGCGCTGATCGCCAGCGACGGCAGCCCGCTGGTGTTGCAGGCCGATACCCTGTGCGTCCACGGGGACAACGCCAGTTCGGTCGCCGCCGTGCAGCGTATCCGCGAGGCATTGAAGAACGCATGA
- the pxpB gene encoding 5-oxoprolinase subunit PxpB produces MKPRIEVVAIDCLMVRLFDAIAEANMPWMLAATQRLREGFGAALVDLVPSYTTLMVHYDLTALSPAQARALIDQALTDLQPQAQGSGQCHVLPVWYDLSVGPELTLLSQRSGLSVDAVIRQHSAHEYQVFALGFAPGFAFMGLVDEILATPRLSTPRKRVAAGSVGIAERQTAAYPVVSPGGWNLIGRTPAKLFDRDRDGYSLMQPGDTVRFAPVDHAEFIRLGGDDTPLEAQA; encoded by the coding sequence ATGAAGCCACGCATTGAAGTAGTGGCCATCGACTGCCTGATGGTGCGTCTGTTTGACGCCATCGCCGAAGCCAATATGCCGTGGATGCTCGCCGCCACCCAGCGCTTGCGCGAGGGCTTTGGCGCGGCGCTGGTGGACCTGGTGCCGTCCTACACCACGCTGATGGTGCATTACGACCTCACCGCGTTGAGCCCGGCCCAGGCGCGGGCATTGATTGATCAAGCCCTGACGGATCTGCAACCGCAAGCCCAGGGCAGCGGCCAGTGCCATGTGCTGCCGGTGTGGTACGACCTGAGTGTCGGCCCTGAGCTGACCTTGCTCAGCCAGCGCAGCGGCTTGAGTGTCGATGCCGTGATCCGCCAGCACAGTGCCCACGAATACCAGGTGTTTGCCCTTGGCTTCGCCCCCGGTTTTGCCTTTATGGGGCTGGTGGACGAAATCCTCGCCACGCCGCGCCTGAGTACGCCACGCAAACGCGTGGCGGCGGGTAGCGTCGGTATCGCCGAACGGCAAACCGCCGCCTATCCGGTGGTATCGCCCGGCGGCTGGAACCTGATCGGCCGCACCCCGGCCAAGCTGTTCGACCGTGATCGCGATGGCTACAGCCTGATGCAGCCCGGCGACACGGTGCGTTTCGCGCCCGTCGACCACGCCGAATTCATCAGGCTGGGTGGCGACGACACCCCGTTGGAGGCCCAGGCATGA
- a CDS encoding biotin-dependent carboxyltransferase family protein, translating to MSRLIIEASTPLCLLQDAGRFGVRHLGVTQGGALDWVSMAWANWLLDNPLDAPVVEITLGGFTLQAEDYCLLALAGADLGAYIDERAISPGRSFILQKGQRLRFTQPCNGARAYLAAPGGFDAPDVLGSCATVVREELGGVDGFGKALVEGGRLAYSGTGGAMKELSAQDLRFDKPLDVIVGAQIGQFSGQSLFDAFNTEWSLDSRADRMGMRLLGTPLQYQGPSLISEGIPLGAIQVPPDGQPIVLLNDRQTIGGYPRLGALTPLALARLAQCLPGEKVRLAPVVQETAHRQHIDYLQRFLNG from the coding sequence ATGAGCCGCTTGATCATCGAGGCCAGCACACCGCTGTGCCTGTTGCAGGACGCCGGACGCTTTGGCGTGCGCCACCTCGGCGTGACCCAGGGCGGCGCGCTGGATTGGGTGTCGATGGCCTGGGCCAACTGGCTGCTGGACAACCCGCTGGACGCGCCGGTGGTGGAAATCACCCTGGGCGGCTTCACCCTGCAGGCCGAGGACTATTGCTTGCTGGCGTTGGCCGGTGCGGATTTGGGTGCATACATCGACGAACGGGCCATCAGCCCCGGCCGCAGTTTTATCCTGCAAAAGGGTCAGCGTTTGCGCTTTACCCAGCCGTGCAACGGTGCGCGGGCGTATCTCGCTGCACCGGGCGGGTTTGACGCGCCAGATGTGCTGGGCAGTTGCGCCACGGTTGTGCGTGAGGAACTGGGCGGTGTGGATGGTTTTGGCAAGGCATTGGTCGAAGGCGGGCGCCTGGCCTATTCCGGTACAGGCGGCGCCATGAAGGAACTGAGTGCGCAGGATCTGCGATTCGATAAACCGTTGGATGTGATCGTCGGCGCGCAGATCGGCCAGTTCAGCGGGCAGAGCCTGTTCGACGCGTTCAACACCGAGTGGTCCCTGGACAGCCGCGCCGACCGCATGGGCATGCGCCTGCTGGGCACGCCGTTGCAGTACCAGGGGCCGTCGCTGATTTCCGAAGGGATTCCGTTGGGGGCGATCCAGGTGCCGCCGGATGGGCAGCCAATTGTGTTGCTTAATGATCGGCAGACGATTGGCGGTTACCCGCGCTTGGGCGCGTTGACGCCGTTGGCGCTGGCGCGGCTGGCCCAGTGTTTGCCGGGGGAGAAGGTCAGGTTGGCGCCAGTGGTGCAGGAGACGGCGCATCGGCAGCACATCGACTATTTGCAGCGGTTTTTGAATGGCTAA
- a CDS encoding VWA domain-containing protein produces the protein MLLNLFNEMRAAKVPVSVRELLDLINALKMRVTFADMDEFYYLARAILVKDERHFDKFDRAFGAYFNGLEKLDDHLQALIPEDWLRKEFERSLSDEERAQIQSLGGLDKLIEEFKKRLEEQKERHAGGNKWIGTGGTSPFGSGGYNPEGIRVGDAGKRQGKAVKVWDQREYKNLDDQVELGTRNIKIALRRLRKFARQGAAEELDIDGTIDHTARDAGLLNIQMRPERRNTIKLLLLFDIGGSMDAHVKICEELFSACKTEFKHLEYFYFHNFVYESVWKNNQRRTSERTSTQDLLHKYGADYKVIFIGDASMAPYEITQAGGSVEHWNEEPGYVWMQRFMAKYKKLIWINPYPKDTWGYTASTGIVRELVEDQMYPLTLRGLEEGMRFLSK, from the coding sequence ATGCTGCTCAACCTGTTCAATGAAATGCGCGCCGCCAAGGTGCCGGTGTCGGTGCGCGAGCTGCTCGACCTGATCAACGCCCTGAAAATGCGCGTGACCTTCGCCGACATGGACGAGTTCTACTACTTGGCCCGGGCGATCCTGGTCAAGGACGAGCGGCACTTCGACAAGTTCGACCGGGCTTTCGGCGCCTATTTCAACGGCCTGGAAAAACTCGACGACCACCTGCAAGCGCTGATCCCCGAAGACTGGCTGCGCAAGGAATTCGAACGTTCGCTGAGCGATGAAGAACGCGCGCAAATCCAATCCCTCGGCGGCCTCGACAAGCTGATCGAAGAGTTCAAGAAACGCCTGGAAGAACAGAAAGAACGCCATGCCGGTGGCAACAAATGGATCGGCACTGGCGGCACCAGCCCGTTCGGTTCCGGCGGCTACAACCCGGAAGGCATTCGCGTCGGCGACGCGGGCAAGCGCCAGGGCAAGGCGGTGAAGGTCTGGGACCAGCGCGAGTACAAGAACCTCGACGACCAGGTAGAACTGGGCACGCGCAACATCAAGATCGCCCTGCGCCGCCTGCGCAAATTCGCGCGCCAGGGTGCGGCGGAAGAGCTGGACATCGACGGCACCATCGACCACACCGCCCGCGACGCCGGTTTGCTGAATATCCAGATGCGCCCGGAGCGGCGCAACACCATCAAGCTGCTGCTGTTGTTCGACATCGGCGGCTCGATGGATGCCCACGTGAAGATCTGCGAAGAGCTGTTCTCGGCGTGCAAGACCGAGTTCAAGCACCTGGAGTACTTCTACTTCCATAACTTCGTGTACGAGTCGGTGTGGAAGAACAATCAGCGCCGCACCTCGGAACGCACCTCCACCCAGGACCTGCTGCACAAGTACGGCGCGGACTACAAAGTGATCTTTATCGGCGATGCGTCGATGGCGCCGTATGAAATCACCCAGGCCGGCGGCAGTGTCGAGCATTGGAATGAAGAGCCGGGGTATGTGTGGATGCAGCGCTTCATGGCCAAGTACAAGAAGCTGATCTGGATTAACCCGTATCCGAAGGACACCTGGGGGTATACGGCGTCGACGGGGATTGTGCGGGAGTTGGTGGAGGATCAGATGTATCCGCTGACCCTTCGAGGGTTGGAAGAAGGGATGCGTTTTCTGTCCAAATAG
- a CDS encoding MoxR family ATPase — MKFEGTQAYVATDDLKLAVNAAITLERPLLVKGEPGTGKTMLAEQLAESFGARLITWHIKSTTKAHQGLYEYDAVSRLRDSQLGVDKVHDVRNYLKKGKLWEAFESEERVILLIDEIDKADIEFPNDLLQELDKMEFYVYEIDETIKAKKRPIIIITSNNEKELPDAFLRRCFFHYIAFPDRTTLQKIVDVHYPDIKKDLVSEALDVFFDVRKVPGLKKKPSTSELVDWLKLLMADNIGEAVLRERDPTKAIPPLAGALVKNEQDVQLLERLAFMSRRGNR; from the coding sequence ATGAAGTTCGAAGGCACCCAGGCCTACGTTGCCACCGACGACCTGAAACTGGCCGTCAACGCCGCCATCACCCTGGAACGGCCGCTGCTGGTCAAGGGCGAGCCCGGCACCGGCAAGACCATGCTCGCCGAGCAACTGGCCGAATCCTTCGGCGCCAGGCTGATCACCTGGCACATCAAGTCCACCACCAAGGCCCATCAGGGCCTGTACGAGTACGACGCGGTGAGCCGCCTGCGCGACTCGCAACTGGGCGTGGACAAGGTCCACGACGTGCGCAACTACCTGAAAAAGGGCAAGCTCTGGGAAGCCTTCGAGTCCGAAGAGCGGGTGATCCTGCTGATCGATGAAATCGACAAGGCCGACATCGAGTTTCCCAACGACCTGCTGCAAGAACTCGACAAGATGGAGTTCTACGTCTACGAAATCGACGAGACCATCAAGGCGAAGAAACGCCCGATCATCATCATTACCTCCAACAACGAAAAAGAACTGCCGGACGCGTTCCTGCGCCGCTGCTTCTTCCACTACATCGCCTTCCCCGACCGCACCACCCTGCAAAAGATCGTCGATGTGCACTACCCCGACATCAAGAAGGACCTGGTCAGCGAAGCGCTGGACGTGTTCTTCGACGTGCGCAAGGTGCCAGGCCTGAAGAAGAAGCCGTCCACCTCCGAACTGGTGGACTGGCTCAAGCTGCTGATGGCCGACAATATCGGCGAAGCCGTGTTGCGCGAACGCGACCCGACCAAGGCGATCCCGCCGCTGGCCGGCGCCTTGGTGAAGAACGAGCAAGACGTGCAGTTGCTGGAGCGTCTGGCGTTCATGAGCCGTCGCGGTAACCGCTGA
- a CDS encoding DUF748 domain-containing protein — protein MKRRYSWLLWTVAGLVVLLVALDLALPYLVRNYLNDKLADMGDYRGQVSDVDVALWRGAYKINGLEIIKVDGKVPVPLLKAPLIDLSVSWPALWADHAVVAKVRFIRPEVNFVDGGANKQASQTGKGTDWRAQLSKLAPITLDEVRIEDGKIAFHNFSSKPPVNINATEVNASFYNLTNIVDVKGKRDARFEGKALLQGQAPLEASATFDPLSNFENFEFRFRAKDLQLKRMNAFASAYGKFDFKAGTGDVVIEAQAEKGQLTGYIKPLLRDVEVFDWQQDVENKDKNIFRSIWEAVVGASETVLKNQQKNQFATRVELSGSVHQQDVSAFGAFLAILRNGFIQAFNARYEQPKPSAD, from the coding sequence ATGAAACGTCGCTACAGCTGGCTGCTATGGACCGTCGCCGGACTGGTGGTGCTGCTGGTCGCCCTGGACCTCGCCCTGCCCTACCTGGTGCGCAACTACCTGAACGACAAGCTCGCCGACATGGGCGACTACCGTGGCCAGGTCAGCGACGTGGACGTCGCCCTGTGGCGCGGCGCCTACAAGATCAATGGCCTGGAGATCATCAAGGTAGATGGCAAGGTGCCAGTGCCGCTGCTCAAGGCGCCGTTGATCGACTTGTCCGTCAGCTGGCCAGCGCTGTGGGCCGACCATGCGGTCGTGGCCAAGGTGCGGTTTATCAGGCCTGAGGTGAATTTCGTCGATGGCGGCGCCAACAAACAGGCGTCCCAGACCGGTAAAGGCACCGACTGGCGTGCACAGCTGAGCAAGCTGGCGCCGATCACCCTCGACGAAGTGCGCATCGAAGACGGCAAGATTGCCTTCCACAACTTCAGCTCCAAGCCGCCGGTGAACATCAACGCCACCGAGGTCAACGCCAGCTTCTACAACCTGACCAACATCGTCGACGTAAAAGGCAAGCGCGACGCCCGCTTCGAAGGCAAGGCCCTGCTGCAAGGCCAGGCGCCGCTGGAAGCCAGCGCGACCTTTGATCCGCTGAGCAATTTCGAAAACTTCGAATTCCGTTTCCGCGCCAAGGATTTGCAGCTCAAGCGCATGAACGCCTTCGCCTCCGCCTACGGCAAGTTCGACTTCAAGGCCGGCACCGGCGACGTGGTGATCGAGGCCCAGGCGGAAAAAGGCCAGCTGACCGGCTATATCAAGCCGCTGCTGCGCGACGTCGAAGTGTTCGACTGGCAGCAGGACGTGGAAAACAAGGACAAGAACATCTTCCGTTCGATCTGGGAAGCCGTGGTGGGTGCCAGCGAGACGGTGCTGAAGAACCAGCAGAAAAACCAGTTCGCCACGCGGGTGGAGCTGAGTGGTAGCGTGCATCAGCAGGATGTCAGCGCGTTCGGTGCGTTTTTGGCGATTTTGCGTAATGGTTTCATCCAGGCCTTTAATGCGCGCTACGAACAACCCAAGCCTAGCGCGGACTGA
- the cysK gene encoding cysteine synthase A has product MSRIFADNAHSIGNTPLVQINRIAPRGVTILAKIEGRNPGYSVKCRIGANMIWDAESTGKLKPGMTIVEPTSGNTGIGLAFVAAARGYKLLLTMPASMSIERRKVLKALGAELVLTEPAKGMKGAIEKAAEIVASDPAQYFMPGQFENPANPAIHEKTTGPEIWNDTDGAVDVLVAGVGTGGTITGVSRYIKNIAGKQILSVAVEPIVSPVITQALAGEEIKPSPHKIQGIGAGFVPKNLDLSMVDRVELASDEESKAMALRLMQEEGILCGISCGAAMAVAVRLAQKPEMQGKTIVVILPDSGERYLSSMLFSDLFTDQENQA; this is encoded by the coding sequence ATGAGCCGCATCTTTGCAGACAACGCGCACTCCATCGGTAACACGCCCCTGGTGCAGATCAACCGTATCGCCCCCCGTGGCGTGACCATCCTGGCCAAGATCGAAGGGCGTAACCCCGGTTACTCGGTGAAGTGCCGCATTGGCGCGAACATGATCTGGGACGCGGAAAGCACCGGCAAGCTCAAGCCGGGCATGACCATTGTCGAGCCGACGTCGGGCAACACCGGCATCGGCCTGGCGTTTGTCGCCGCCGCCCGTGGCTACAAGCTGCTGCTGACCATGCCGGCGTCCATGAGCATCGAGCGTCGCAAGGTGCTCAAGGCCCTCGGCGCCGAACTGGTGCTGACCGAGCCGGCCAAGGGCATGAAGGGCGCGATTGAAAAAGCCGCTGAAATCGTCGCCAGCGACCCGGCCCAATACTTTATGCCGGGCCAGTTCGAAAACCCGGCCAACCCGGCAATCCATGAAAAAACCACCGGCCCGGAAATCTGGAACGACACCGACGGCGCCGTGGATGTGCTGGTGGCCGGCGTGGGCACCGGTGGCACCATCACCGGCGTGTCGCGCTACATCAAGAACATCGCGGGCAAGCAGATCCTCTCGGTGGCCGTAGAGCCGATCGTCTCGCCGGTCATCACCCAGGCGCTGGCCGGTGAAGAAATCAAGCCGAGCCCGCACAAGATCCAGGGCATCGGCGCCGGTTTTGTGCCGAAAAACCTCGACCTGTCGATGGTTGACCGTGTCGAACTGGCCAGTGATGAAGAATCCAAGGCCATGGCCCTGCGCCTGATGCAGGAAGAGGGGATTCTGTGCGGTATCTCCTGCGGTGCGGCGATGGCCGTGGCCGTGCGCCTGGCGCAGAAGCCGGAGATGCAGGGCAAGACCATCGTGGTGATCCTGCCGGACTCCGGTGAGCGCTACCTGTCGAGCATGTTGTTCAGCGATCTGTTTACCGATCAGGAAAACCAGGCTTGA
- a CDS encoding aspartyl/asparaginyl beta-hydroxylase domain-containing protein, which translates to MTFSLAAKLSVLLLFIGSTLYVHLRGKARLPLLRQFVNHSALFAPYNALMYLFSAVPSKPYLDRSKFPELDVLKDNWEVIREEAMHLFDEGYIRAAEKNNDAGFGSFFKKGWKRFYLKWYDKPLPSAEALCPKTVALVSSIPNVKGAMFALLPGGSHLNPHRDPFAGSLRYHLGLSTPNSDACRIFVDGQEYAWRDGDDVMFDETYVHWVKNETETTRVILFCDIERPLSNGFMTRVNRWVSKQLGRATAPQNLDDERVGGINQAYAWSKTFSDKFSGVVKQWKRKHPKAYRIARPVLAVVVLVLLWKWLFG; encoded by the coding sequence ATGACCTTTTCTTTGGCCGCCAAACTGTCGGTGTTGCTGTTGTTCATCGGCAGCACGCTGTATGTGCACCTGCGCGGCAAGGCGCGTTTGCCGCTATTGCGCCAGTTCGTCAACCATTCGGCGCTGTTCGCGCCGTATAACGCCTTGATGTACCTGTTCTCGGCCGTGCCGTCCAAGCCGTACCTGGACCGCAGCAAGTTCCCCGAACTGGACGTGCTCAAGGACAACTGGGAAGTGATCCGCGAAGAGGCCATGCACCTGTTCGACGAGGGGTACATCCGCGCCGCCGAAAAGAACAACGACGCCGGTTTCGGTTCGTTCTTCAAGAAGGGCTGGAAGCGTTTCTACCTCAAGTGGTACGACAAACCGCTGCCCTCGGCCGAGGCGCTGTGCCCGAAAACCGTGGCGCTGGTGAGCAGCATTCCCAACGTCAAGGGCGCGATGTTCGCGCTGTTGCCGGGCGGCAGCCACCTCAACCCGCACCGTGATCCGTTTGCCGGTTCGTTGCGTTATCACCTGGGCCTGTCCACGCCGAACTCCGACGCCTGCCGCATCTTTGTCGACGGCCAGGAGTACGCCTGGCGTGATGGCGACGACGTGATGTTCGACGAAACCTACGTGCACTGGGTGAAGAACGAGACAGAAACCACCCGCGTGATCCTGTTCTGTGACATCGAACGGCCGCTGAGCAATGGCTTCATGACCCGCGTCAACCGTTGGGTCAGCAAGCAACTGGGCCGCGCCACGGCGCCGCAGAACCTGGATGACGAGCGCGTCGGCGGGATCAACCAGGCGTATGCCTGGAGCAAGACCTTCAGTGACAAGTTCAGTGGTGTGGTCAAGCAGTGGAAGCGCAAGCATCCCAAGGCTTACCGGATTGCGCGGCCGGTGTTGGCCGTCGTTGTGTTGGTACTGCTGTGGAAGTGGTTGTTCGGCTGA